A genomic stretch from Aedes albopictus strain Foshan chromosome 2, AalbF5, whole genome shotgun sequence includes:
- the LOC115265574 gene encoding small ribosomal subunit protein mS39: MNHLCKSFSKFPLAPASRIAAVSRLFSTNQCLLQGSSSAAASETSEKIVVPRRIERGPTDVLNALSSTVGFDPTAAHFKYHDDPYLIPTSNVGKKTFAMAQESGRKAALWIRQQNAKLFQHKEADPPVAAFIPTMVYTEESQVEVTDLEKLIENVDVKDAVLVYNLLKKNNIEIRPELKQSLMELLCFFNHEESLPEEFIEERWFRQGVTEKGRQRKTWKDFELAETIFHEIEDKKPEHYCTLIRGMAKYFQVEKAWALYQETVEKGILLDTNTFNSLIQIASFLKESYEMRWDLVCEVLTMMKNQGLKPNIGTMNAVLQTITTIGGYNHPRNYALKTLSEFKKLGIEPSLASWYYMLAIFCRERGPTSHILHDIMNEIENKEFTIQDPKDTFFFVTAMDVCRHHLHDKDLAKRVNKLLHFKDNYNLIGDSYKESIYYRNFFAILCNTEPLETFMETYNLLVPNVYIPEPSVMEDILKSIDVNGASDLLPQIWSHMIQFDHTGREHLLNLILQIMITNPPENPELGEKFTNIAWNMYTRLEEQLAAESGRNQRTSGLSGALLGDILTICCRGKDFEKAQALFEKINNEQNSIVGDPKVMAMKAFIELCIEEKKPTLAVSCLQYCAENGFSESAELGRLIHGSMTLSEVHLEKIRRYVGADVLKPVNKGAVEEGK, encoded by the exons ATGAACCACTTGTGCAAATCATTCTCCAAGTTTCCTCTGGCACCAGCTTCCCGGATCGCCGCGGTAAGTCGTCTTTTCTCAACGAATCAGTGCTTACTGCAAGGAAGCAGTTCGGCTGCGGCTAGTGAGACGAGCGAAAAAATCGTCGTGCCCCGGCGGATAGAGCGCGGTCCCACGGATGTGCTGAATGCTCTGTCGAGCACGGTTGGATTCGATCCAACCGCTGCCCATTTCAAGTACCACGACGATCCCTACCTGATACCGACGTCCAATGTCGGGAAGAAAACGTTCGCGATGGCTCAGGAATCCGGTCGGAAGGCGGCACTCTGGATCCGGCAGCAAAACGCCAAGCTGTTCCAG CACAAGGAAGCTGACCCGCCGGTGGCGGCCTTCATTCCCACGATGGTTTACACCGAGGAGAGTCAGGTGGAAGTGACCGACCTCGAAAAACTGATCGAAAACGTGGACGTAAAAGATGCCGTTTTAGTTTACAACCTGCTGAAGAAGAACAACATCGAAATCCGGCCGGAGCTGAAACAATCGTTAATGGAGCTTTTGTGTTTCTTCAACCATGAGGAATCGCTGCCGGAGGAATTCATCGAAGAGCGCTGGTTCCGACAGGGAGTAACAGAGAAGGGTCGTCAGAGGAAAACCTGGAAAGATTTTGAACTGGCGGAAACGATTTTCCACGAAATTGAGGACAAAAAGCCCGAGCACTACTGTACGCTGATTCGGGGAATGGCAAAATACTTCCAG GTTGAAAAAGCATGGGCCTTATACCAGGAGACCGTTGAGAAAGGAATCCTGCTGGACACGAACACCTTCAACAGTTTGATTCAGATCGCCTCGTTCCTGAAAGAAAGTTACGAAATGCGATGGGATTTGGTTTGTGAAGTTTTAACGATGATGAAAAATCAAGGCTTGAAGCCGAACATTGGAACGATGAACGCTGTTCTGCAGACTATTACTACTATTGGGGGTTACAACCATCCGAGAAACTATGCTCTGAAGACACTGTCGGAGTTTAAGAAGCTAGGAATTGAACCATCCTTGGCAAGCTGGTACTACATGCTGGCAATCTTCTGCCGCGAACGTGGTCCGACGAGCCACATTTTGCACGACATTATGAACGAAATCGAGAATAAGGAATTCACGATTCAGGATCCCAAGGATACATTTTTCTTCGTTACAGCCATGGATGTTTGCCGCCACCATTTGCACGATAAAGATCTGGCGAAACGAGTGAACAAATTGCTTCATTTCAAGGATAATTACAATTTGATCGGTGATTCGTACAAAGAATCTATCTACTACAGGAACTTCTTCGCCATTCTTTGCAACACCGAACCGCTGGAAACGTTCATGGAGACTTACAACTTGCTGGTCCCTAACGTCTACATTCCGGAACCATCGGTAATGGAGGACATCCTTAAGTCGATAGATGTGAACGGTGCGTCGGATCTCCTTCCGCAGATTTGGTCGCACATGATTCAGTTCGATCACACCGGTCGCGAGCACCTGCTGAATCTGATTCTCCAGATCATGATCACCAATCCGCCGGAAAATCCCGAGCTTGGAGAAAAATTCACCAACATTGCTTGGAACATGTACACTCGATTGGAGGAACAGCTGGCAGCTGAAAGTGGCCGCAACCAGCGGACCAGTGGGCTATCCGGTGCCCTTCTTGGGGACATTCTCACCATTTGCTGCCGCGGAAAGGACTTTGAGAAGGCACAAGCCCTGTTCGAGAAAATAAACAACGAGCAGAATTCGATCGTCGGAGATCCCAAAGTGATGGCCATGAAGGCATTTATTGAACTGTGCATTGAGGAGAAGAAGCCCACCCTGGCGGTTAGTTGCTTGCAGTACTGTGCGGAAAATGGTTTCTCAGAGAGTGCCGAGCTGGGGCGACTCATCCACGGTTCGATGACGCTGAGTGAGGTGCACTTGGAGAAGATCAGACGGTACGTTGGGGCAGATGTCTTGAAGCCCGTCAATAAGGGTGCTGTGGAGGAAGGTAAGTGA